In a single window of the Mus musculus strain C57BL/6J chromosome 6, GRCm38.p6 C57BL/6J genome:
- the Capza3 gene encoding F-actin-capping protein subunit alpha-3, with the protein MSLSVLSRKEKEKVIHRLLVQAPPGEFVNAFDDLCLLIRDEKLMHHQGECAGHQHCQKYCVPLCIDGNPVLLSHHNVMGDFRFFDYQSKLSFRFDLLQNQLRDIQSHGIIRNETEYLRSVVMCALKLYVNDHYPNGNCNVLRKTVKSKEFLIACIEDHSYDNGECWNGLWKSKWIFQVNPFLTQVTGRIFVQAHFFRCVNLHIEVSKDLKESLEVVNQAQLALSFARLVEEQENKFQAAVIEELQELSNEALRKILRRDLPVTRTLIDWQRILSDLNLVMYPKLGYVIYSRSVLCNWII; encoded by the coding sequence ATGTCACTCAGCGTCTTGagtaggaaagagaaagagaaagtcatCCACAGGCTCTTAGTCCAGGCTCCTCCTGGGGAATTTGTGAATGCCTTTGACGATCTCTGTCTGCTTATCCGAGATGAAAAGCTTATGCACCATCAGGGTGAGTGCGCAGGCCATCAGCACTGCCAAAAATACTGTGTCCCACTCTGCATCGACGGCAACccagtcctcctgtctcaccACAATGTGATGGGTGACTTCCGCTTCTTTGACTACCAGAGCAAACTTTCTTTCAGGTTTGACCTACTCCAGAATCAACTGAGGGATATCCAAAGTCACGGAATCATTCGGAATGAGACCGAGTACCTAAGATCCGTTGTTATGTGTGCCTTAAAACTCTATGTGAATGATCACTACCCAAATGGAAATTGCaatgtgctgagaaaaacagtCAAAAGCAAAGAATTCTTAATAGCTTGCATTGAAGACCACAGCTATGACAATGGAGAGTGTTGGAACGGTCTTTGGAAGTCTAAGTGGATCTTCCAGGTAAACCCGTTTCTAACCCAAGTCACAGGGAGAATTTTTGTGCAAGCTCACTTCTTTAGGTGTGTCAACCTTCATATTGAAGTCTCCAAGGACCTAAAGGAGAGCTTGGAGGTGGTCAATCAAGCCCAGTTGGCTCTCAGTTTCGCAAGGCTTGTGGAAGAACAAGAGAATAAGTTTCAAGCTGCTGTCATAGAAGAACTACAGGAGTTGTCTAACGAAGCCCTGAGAAAAATATTACGGAGGGATCTTCCAGTGACACGCACTTTGATTGACTGGCAACGGATCCTCTCTGACTTGAATCTGGTGATGTACCCCAAGTTAGGGTATGTTATTTACTCAAGAAGTGTGTTGTGCAACTGGATAATATAA